The genomic segment ACTCAGATAGTCATCGGGCGTAGGTTCTGCCGGGCTGTCGGGAATGGTGCTAGCATCAGAATATATTGTTTCTGGGACCGTTTGCTCGTACTCTTCTTGAGCAAATTTGACTTCGCTGTAAGCTGCAGGCTCAGGAAGCCTCGAAGCCTGAGTAAAGGCCGGAAAGAGGTCAAGCTTGTAGGGCGGGTAATAATCGATATATTCTTCCATATCCGCGTGAGCCAGCCGGAAAGCACCGCCTTCTTCCATGTCCAGTTGTCCAATACTGGCGACActgccgtgctcgtctTCATCGTAAATAGCAGGTTCGATGAGTTTGACGGCCACAAGGGTTTGGCCGTCGTGATCCTTCCAATGCACGGACTTTTTACGCTTTTTCTTGACGTCAGAGGTGGTAGTTTCTCCTGGCTGTGCAGAACGTGCGGGATCGGCGTCTGTCAGAGGGGGACTGGGCTGATGCTGATCAATGAGCGTCATAAAGCTGGCTAGATCTTTGTTGGCATTGGACTGAGCACCCGATAAGCGAGTTGGGGTATTCCGTGTGCTTGTCTCCGTCAACTGGGGTGATCCACGACGTTCCGTCTGTGTTCGCGTTCGTGCCATGCTGGAGCCAAGCAAACTCGACGTGGGACGCACACTGGTATGTGCGGGGACAGGTGTAGTGCTTCGGGCACGTTTGGCCGCTGCATCCGATGCGTCATTTGAGGTTGCCGGCCGCTTTGCATTTGAAGCAGGAGCTGGCGGCGTCTGTGCACGCGGTGCAGAGCTGATGGGGACCAGTGCACTCCATTTGTCTTTCACAGCATCAGCTAATTTGCGTGCATGCTCGTTGCGCAATCGCTTCTGTGCGCCTGTAATCAGCTTGCCTAGGCCTACATGGTCTTTCAAATGGTCCAATTCAATAGGGAGACGCAGAAGAAGTTCGAGAAGAGGTTCAACGACATTGGTGTACATTTCGCTCGTGTCCTGTACATCGGCCCTACGCGGTGGCGTAGCTTCCAAGAGCCATGTAGCCAGAATCTCTCGGCCATGGACAAGGTTTGTGAAGGATGCAAGGTACGCCGGCGTTCCAAACTGTATCATACGCTGGATGACACTCAGCCGATCATGTGGCGATGTTGGACGCAACACAAAGGTGGGATGTGAATTGTCGGACAACAGCGTCACTAAAGCGCTAGCGGCCTCCTTTGGACTCTTTTCAATCAAATTTGCAGTGATTAGGTGAGGCACTGTAGCAGAGATATCATGTGCTTCTCCAGGGAATACATTCGGTGCAGGCGCGGATGAGAccggcgtgcgcgcacTGTGTGGTGTTAGCCCATCATTGCCAAAAGAATGCCAGGTGCAGAGGTATCTCGAGCTTTGACGCCTTATAGGCTGAGCTCGCAATAGAGTCCCAAGCACCTTTGAAGTACGTACTCATTAGGGCCAGACATGTCTAGCATGCATACACCCACGACCTGTCAGGTGTGCTCCGTCACAAAAATGCTTCCAAACGTGTGATCGTAGAATAAAAAGGCCCCTGGATATCTA from the Malassezia restricta chromosome II, complete sequence genome contains:
- a CDS encoding AHNAK nucleoprotein; the encoded protein is MLDMSGPNDARTPVSSAPAPNVFPGEAHDISATVPHLITANLIEKSPKEAASALVTLLSDNSHPTFVLRPTSPHDRLSVIQRMIQFGTPAYLASFTNLVHGREILATWLLEATPPRRADVQDTSEMYTNVVEPLLELLLRLPIELDHLKDHVGLGKLITGAQKRLRNEHARKLADAVKDKWSALVPISSAPRAQTPPAPASNAKRPATSNDASDAAAKRARSTTPVPAHTSVRPTSSLLGSSMARTRTQTERRGSPQLTETSTRNTPTRLSGAQSNANKDLASFMTLIDQHQPSPPLTDADPARSAQPGETTTSDVKKKRKKSVHWKDHDGQTLVAVKLIEPAIYDEDEHGSVASIGQLDMEEGGAFRLAHADMEEYIDYYPPYKLDLFPAFTQASRLPEPAAYSEVKFAQEEYEQTVPETIYSDASTIPDSPAEPTPDDYLSAFASTLNEPRDIPTGSAIRPFVFDNVASTSKSSSIPGLPSNLADLLRQLNSASASTATPASTPASTTTPALPAVPSLPPPVWGPPSAPPVPNWPFPFPPPEAMTAAMPLAANVTSAPPRMSGPSESGNKASHPPRSRGGRGRRSGKHGRSS